A genome region from Buchnera aphidicola (Chaetogeoica yunlongensis) includes the following:
- the nuoC gene encoding NADH-quinone oxidoreductase subunit C/D, which translates to MEKIIENKRNSLSKKVILKDECILRELFNTFGKTSFLKQSTLTDIIVLWIDSSILLNCASFLLTVDKPYNMLFDLYGTDERLRINNKNLPISHFSVSYHFVSISRNSDIILKVSLLEKKLFLPTLTKLYPNSNWYEREVWDMFGISFVGHPNLTRILMPKTWIGYPLRKDYHARATEFTPFFLNKYKEDVEMESLRFKPEEWGMTYDEMKKYMFLNLGPNHPSAHGAFRIILQLDGEEIIDCIPDIGFHHRGVEKMGERQTWHNYIPYTDRVEYLGGCVNEMPYILSVEKLAGIRVSNKIEVIRVMLSELFRINSHLLFISTFIQDVGAMTPVFLAFTDRQKIYDLIELITGARMHPAWFRIGGLANDLPKGWNILLKKFLDWMPKRLLKYINVALKNSILISRSKGIAQYDKREALSWGVTGAGLRATGVDFDIRKQRPYSGYHNFDFEVPIGEGISDCYSRVMLKVEEIWQSLFILKQCLENMPEGACKVDHPLTTPPPKDRTLQHIETMISHFLQVSWGPILPANESFTMIEATKGINSYYLISDGSTMSYRTRIRTPSFPHLQQIPSVIRGSLISDLIAYLGSIDFVMSDVDR; encoded by the coding sequence ATGGAAAAAATTATTGAAAACAAGCGTAATAGTTTATCTAAGAAAGTTATTTTAAAAGATGAATGTATTTTAAGAGAATTGTTTAATACTTTTGGCAAAACTAGTTTTTTAAAACAATCTACTCTAACAGATATAATTGTTTTATGGATTGATAGTTCTATTTTACTGAATTGTGCGAGTTTTTTATTAACAGTAGATAAGCCATATAATATGTTATTTGATTTATATGGTACTGATGAGCGTTTGCGAATAAATAATAAGAATTTACCTATTTCTCATTTTTCAGTATCTTATCATTTTGTTTCTATAAGTAGAAATAGTGATATTATTCTAAAAGTTTCATTATTAGAAAAAAAATTATTTTTACCTACATTAACTAAATTATATCCAAATTCTAATTGGTATGAAAGAGAAGTATGGGATATGTTTGGTATTTCTTTTGTAGGTCATCCTAATTTAACTCGAATTCTTATGCCAAAAACATGGATAGGTTATCCTTTAAGAAAAGATTATCATGCTAGAGCTACTGAATTTACTCCTTTTTTTTTAAATAAATATAAAGAAGATGTAGAAATGGAATCATTAAGATTTAAGCCAGAAGAATGGGGAATGACTTACGATGAAATGAAAAAATATATGTTTTTAAATTTAGGTCCTAATCATCCTTCGGCTCATGGTGCTTTTCGCATTATTTTACAGTTAGATGGAGAAGAAATTATCGATTGTATTCCTGATATTGGATTTCATCATCGTGGTGTAGAAAAAATGGGAGAACGTCAAACGTGGCATAATTATATTCCGTATACAGATCGTGTTGAATATTTAGGGGGATGTGTTAATGAAATGCCGTATATATTGTCAGTAGAAAAATTAGCTGGTATTAGGGTATCAAATAAAATAGAAGTTATTCGTGTTATGTTATCGGAATTATTTCGAATTAATAGTCATTTATTGTTTATTTCTACTTTTATTCAAGATGTAGGGGCCATGACTCCTGTTTTTTTAGCTTTTACTGATCGTCAAAAAATTTATGATTTAATTGAATTGATTACTGGTGCGAGAATGCATCCAGCTTGGTTCAGAATAGGTGGTTTGGCTAATGATTTACCTAAAGGTTGGAATATTTTATTAAAGAAATTTTTAGACTGGATGCCTAAACGTTTATTAAAATATATTAATGTAGCATTAAAAAATAGTATTTTAATTAGTCGTTCTAAAGGAATAGCACAATATGATAAAAGAGAAGCATTATCTTGGGGTGTAACAGGAGCTGGATTGCGTGCTACTGGAGTGGATTTTGATATTAGAAAACAAAGGCCATATTCTGGATATCATAATTTTGATTTTGAAGTTCCGATAGGTGAAGGAATTAGTGATTGTTATTCTAGGGTAATGTTAAAGGTAGAAGAAATTTGGCAAAGTTTATTTATTTTAAAACAGTGTTTAGAAAATATGCCAGAAGGTGCTTGTAAAGTAGATCATCCTCTTACTACTCCACCACCTAAAGATCGAACATTGCAACACATTGAAACTATGATTTCTCATTTTTTACAAGTGTCTTGGGGTCCTATTTTACCAGCAAATGAAAGTTTTACTATGATTGAAGCAACAAAAGGTATAAATAGTTATTATTTAATCAGTGATGGAAGTACTATGA